In Nymphaea colorata isolate Beijing-Zhang1983 chromosome 5, ASM883128v2, whole genome shotgun sequence, one genomic interval encodes:
- the LOC116254618 gene encoding pectinesterase-like, producing MARLDEPLIGSPSKTKSLSQLLFLGVSVVAILCFSLRLSFHGNSSDLLLMPVSPQVCATTLHPDSCSNTFVSAGTTPVTAATILGRILEESIQSLPRHVGTVIALTHKGNNGKREAGPLADCLDLMDQTESRLVDSLNAVAGQPTAQGTHADVHTWLSAALTNYVTCLDGLDGTDAKLAMESEVKSSMALLSTSLAVLNQTQPTAEPILGEVLGEFPAWLSPGDRKLLTVDSWDKAVKADVVVAQDGSGKYTTVTAAVNAAPSGSSARYVIYVKKGTYKEQVSIPKTKKNIMLVGDGMDSTIITGSLNVVDGSTTFNSATVAAVGDGFMAQDIWFQNTAGAVKQQAVALRVGADQSIIYRCRIDAYQDTLYTHSLRQFYRDCSISGTVDYIFGNAAVVFQNCQIISRKPLSNQKNTITAQGRTDPNQNTAISIQMCKILASSDLAPVKGTIPTYLGRPWQLYSRTIFMESFLDDLIAPAGWLEWSGSFALNTLEYREYMNTGSGAGTSKRVTWAGYHATTSTAEAQKFTVANLIQGASWLKSAGVSFTEGL from the exons ATGGCTAGGCTTGATGAACCTCTCATTGGTTCTCCAAGCAAGACCAAATCTCTCTCCCAATTACTTTTCCTTGGTGTCTCCGTGGTTGCCATCCTCTGCTTCTCCCTCCGCCTAAGCTTCCATGGCAACTCCTCTGATCTTCTCCTCATGCCCGTCTCTCCCCAAGTTTGTGCCACCACACTTCACCCAGACTCCTGCTCCAACACCTTTGTCTCCGCCGGGACAACGCCCGTAACCGCTGCCACCATCCTCGGTCGCATTTTGGAGGAGTCGATCCAGAGCCTACCCAGGCATGTGGGCACGGTCATAGCCTTGACTCACAAGGGAAACAATGGCAAAAGAGAAGCTGGGCCGCTGGCTGACTGCCTCGACCTCATGGACCAGACGGAGAGCCGGTTGGTCGACTCGCTCAATGCGGTCGCCGGTCAGCCGACGGCTCAGGGGACACACGCGGACGTGCACACCTGGCTCAGTGCTGCACTCACCAACTACGTCACCTGCTTAGATGGGCTTGACGGTACTGATGCCAAGCTAGCGATGGAGTCGGAGGTCAAGTCGTCGATGGCGCTTCTCAGCACCTCGCTGGCGGTTCTCAATCAAACGCAACCGACAGCCGAGCCGATTCTCGGAGAGGTATTGGGCGAGTTCCCGGCGTGGTTGAGTCCCGGGGATCGGAAGCTCCTAACGGTCGATTCTTGGGATAAGGCAGTAAAAGCCGATGTGGTGGTGGCGCAAGACGGGAGCGGGAAGTACACGACGGTGACGGCGGCGGTGAATGCGGCCCCTTCAGGGAGCTCGGCGAGGTACGTGATATACGTGAAGAAGGGAACGTACAAGGAGCAGGTGAGCATACCGAAGACGAAGAAGAACATCATGCTTGTGGGAGACGGAATGGACTCCACCATAATCACAGGCAGCTTGAACGTCGTGGACGGCTCCACCACCTTCAATTCTGCAACTGTGG CGGCCGTGGGTGATGGGTTCATGGCTCAGGACATTTGGTTCCAGAACACAGCAGGGGCTGTGAAGCAGCAAGCAGTGGCCCTGCGCGTCGGTGCCGATCAATCCATCATTTACCGATGCCGGATCGACGCCTACCAGGACACACTTTACACCCATTCCCTCCGGCAATTTTACCGAGACTGCTCGATTTCCGGCACAGTCGATTACATATTCGGCAACGCAGCCGTGGTCTTCCAGAACTGTCAGATAATTTCCCGGAAGCCATTGAGCAACCAGAAGAACACAATTACCGCACAGGGACGAACTGACCCCAACCAGAACACAGCAATTTCTATCCAAATGTGCAAAATCCTGGCAAGTTCCGATCTCGCGCCAGTGAAGGGTACTATCCCCACATATCTGGGCCGGCCATGGCAGCTTTACTCGAGGACAATTTTCATGGAGTCCTTCCTGGATGATCTGATAGCACCAGCAGGATGGCTGGAGTGGTCTGGTAGCTTTGCTTTGAACACCCTGGAGTACCGTGAATATATGAACACTGGGTCTGGTGCGGGCACCAGCAAGAGGGTGACATGGGCTGGGTATCATGCTACCACCAGCACCGCTGAAGCCCAGAAGTTCACTGTTGCCAATCTGATCCAGGGAGCATCTTGGTTGAAATCTGCTGGCGTTAGCTTCACTGAAGGCCTTTGA